The following are encoded together in the Equus przewalskii isolate Varuska chromosome 14, EquPr2, whole genome shotgun sequence genome:
- the TTC31 gene encoding tetratricopeptide repeat protein 31 isoform X4 yields MPQKLLVTEEEANRLAEELVAEEERMKQKAEKKRLKKKRQKDRKRQERLEQDGVEPKAKGTADGDGSPPSSPGNPAPGQCGEEEDSLDLSSTFVSLALRKVGDWPPSAHREKGLSQEPQGKSLGPQEKMGQEEGSSPREDSPRQSPKAEASPGLLAAALQQSQKLAELGTSFAQNGFYQRAVVLFTQALKLNPRDHRLFGNRSFCHERLGQPARALADAQVALTLRPGWPRGLFRLGKALMGLQRFEEAAAVFQETLRGGSQPDAARELRSCLLQLSLDQRRGIPAPPLSTGFPQPFLHAELGASGLLSLSRPRSTAPRPPGLLSPPSHYPPWHPSHSNWPLPQTQSGRPHPLQLQDPSKDSGILGLGPQHLPQAR; encoded by the exons ATGCCCCAGAAGCTCCTGGTGACTGAAGAG GAAGCCAACCGCCTGGCTGAGGAGCTGGTGGCTGAGGAGGAGCGCatgaaacagaaagcagagaagaaacgACTCAAGAAGAAG CGTCAAAAGGATCGAAAGCGACAGGAGCGCTTGGAGCAGGACGGTGTGGAGCCCAAG GCCAAGGGTACCGCAGATGGGGATGGGAGCCCCCCATCCAGCCCTGGGAACCCAGCTCCGGGACAGTGTGGTGAGGAAGAG GACTCACTGGATCTATCTAGCACTTTTGTGTCTCTGGCTTTGCGCAAAGTTGGGGATTGGCCCCCCAGTGCCCACAGAGAGAAGGGACTGAGCCAGGAGCCCCAAGGCAAGAGCCTGGGCCCCCAGGAGAAGAtgggccaggaggaagggagctcTCCAAGAGAAGACAGCCCCAGGCAGAGTCCTAAGGCAGAG GCATCTCCAGGACTGCTGGCAGCTGCCTTACAACAGAGCCAGAAGCTGGCAG agtTGGGTACCAGCTTTGCCCAGAATGGTTTCTACCAGAGGGCTGTGGTCCTCTTCACCCAGGCCCTGAAACTCAACCCCCGGGACCACCG GTTATTTGGAAATCGCTCTTTCTGCCATGAGCGGCTGGGTCAGCCAGCGAGGGCCCTGGCCGATGCTCAGGTGGCCCTTACCCTGCGGCCCGGCTGGCCCCGGGGCCTCTTCCGCCTAGGCAAGGCCTTAATGGGACTGCAG CGTTTTGAGGAGGCAGCTGCTGTGTTCCAGGAGACTCTGAGAGGCGGATCCCAGCCTGACGCAGCCCGAGAGCTCCGCTCTTGCCTTCTGCAACTCTCTCTG GATCAGCGAAGAGGAATCCCTGCGCCACCTCTGTCTACTGGGTTCCCCCAGCCATTTCTCCATGCTGAGCTGGGGGCTTCAGGCCTCCTCTCCCTCAGTCGCCCTCGAAGCACTGCTCCAAGGCCCCCTGGGCTTTTGTCTCCACCTTCGCATTATCCCCCATGGCACCCGAGCCACTCCAACTGGCCCCTTCCCCAGACTCAGAGTGGAAGACCCCATCCTCTCCAGCTCCAGGACCCCTCAAAGGACTCGGGCATCCTGGGACTTGGACCTCAGCATCTACCTCAGGCCAGATGA
- the TTC31 gene encoding tetratricopeptide repeat protein 31 isoform X3 has protein sequence MPQKLLVTEEEANRLAEELVAEEERMKQKAEKKRLKKKRQKDRKRQERLEQDGVEPKAKGTADGDGSPPSSPGNPAPGQCGEEEDSLDLSSTFVSLALRKVGDWPPSAHREKGLSQEPQGKSLGPQEKMGQEEGSSPREDSPRQSPKAEASPGLLAAALQQSQKLAELGTSFAQNGFYQRAVVLFTQALKLNPRDHRLFGNRSFCHERLGQPARALADAQVALTLRPGWPRGLFRLGKALMGLQRFEEAAAVFQETLRGGSQPDAARELRSCLLQLSLQDQRRGIPAPPLSTGFPQPFLHAELGASGLLSLSRPRSTAPRPPGLLSPPSHYPPWHPSHSNWPLPQTQSGRPHPLQLQDPSKDSGILGLGPQHLPQAR, from the exons ATGCCCCAGAAGCTCCTGGTGACTGAAGAG GAAGCCAACCGCCTGGCTGAGGAGCTGGTGGCTGAGGAGGAGCGCatgaaacagaaagcagagaagaaacgACTCAAGAAGAAG CGTCAAAAGGATCGAAAGCGACAGGAGCGCTTGGAGCAGGACGGTGTGGAGCCCAAG GCCAAGGGTACCGCAGATGGGGATGGGAGCCCCCCATCCAGCCCTGGGAACCCAGCTCCGGGACAGTGTGGTGAGGAAGAG GACTCACTGGATCTATCTAGCACTTTTGTGTCTCTGGCTTTGCGCAAAGTTGGGGATTGGCCCCCCAGTGCCCACAGAGAGAAGGGACTGAGCCAGGAGCCCCAAGGCAAGAGCCTGGGCCCCCAGGAGAAGAtgggccaggaggaagggagctcTCCAAGAGAAGACAGCCCCAGGCAGAGTCCTAAGGCAGAG GCATCTCCAGGACTGCTGGCAGCTGCCTTACAACAGAGCCAGAAGCTGGCAG agtTGGGTACCAGCTTTGCCCAGAATGGTTTCTACCAGAGGGCTGTGGTCCTCTTCACCCAGGCCCTGAAACTCAACCCCCGGGACCACCG GTTATTTGGAAATCGCTCTTTCTGCCATGAGCGGCTGGGTCAGCCAGCGAGGGCCCTGGCCGATGCTCAGGTGGCCCTTACCCTGCGGCCCGGCTGGCCCCGGGGCCTCTTCCGCCTAGGCAAGGCCTTAATGGGACTGCAG CGTTTTGAGGAGGCAGCTGCTGTGTTCCAGGAGACTCTGAGAGGCGGATCCCAGCCTGACGCAGCCCGAGAGCTCCGCTCTTGCCTTCTGCAACTCTCTCTG CAGGATCAGCGAAGAGGAATCCCTGCGCCACCTCTGTCTACTGGGTTCCCCCAGCCATTTCTCCATGCTGAGCTGGGGGCTTCAGGCCTCCTCTCCCTCAGTCGCCCTCGAAGCACTGCTCCAAGGCCCCCTGGGCTTTTGTCTCCACCTTCGCATTATCCCCCATGGCACCCGAGCCACTCCAACTGGCCCCTTCCCCAGACTCAGAGTGGAAGACCCCATCCTCTCCAGCTCCAGGACCCCTCAAAGGACTCGGGCATCCTGGGACTTGGACCTCAGCATCTACCTCAGGCCAGATGA
- the TTC31 gene encoding tetratricopeptide repeat protein 31 isoform X2, with product MAPIPKTVGRIKLDCPLLSGCPLGVAAVPKLCKEFGPEDYGKEDIEDFLRRLVESDPQGLHRIHVDGSSGRLQLWHHDYLLNHFCDEGETTGQSDRGKGAEGVGTYCGLQKSFLYPSQGSKTRPQSPSASASFASGSDSLLQVAMPQKLLVTEEEANRLAEELVAEEERMKQKAEKKRLKKKRQKDRKRQERLEQDGVEPKAKGTADGDGSPPSSPGNPAPGQCGEEEDSLDLSSTFVSLALRKVGDWPPSAHREKGLSQEPQGKSLGPQEKMGQEEGSSPREDSPRQSPKAEASPGLLAAALQQSQKLAELGTSFAQNGFYQRAVVLFTQALKLNPRDHRLFGNRSFCHERLGQPARALADAQVALTLRPGWPRGLFRLGKALMGLQRFEEAAAVFQETLRGGSQPDAARELRSCLLQLSLDQRRGIPAPPLSTGFPQPFLHAELGASGLLSLSRPRSTAPRPPGLLSPPSHYPPWHPSHSNWPLPQTQSGRPHPLQLQDPSKDSGILGLGPQHLPQAR from the exons ATGGCGCCGATTCCGAAGACTGTGGGGCGGATCAAGCTAG ATTGCCCTCTGCTGTCTGGCTGCCCGCTGGGGGTCGCTGCTGTCCCCAAACTCTGCAAGGAATTCGGTCCTGAGGACTACGGCAAAGAG gacATAGAGGATTTTCTTCGACGGCTTGTGGAGAGTGACCCCCAGGGCCTGCACCGGATCCATGTGGATGGGAGCAGCGGGCGGCTGCAGCTGTGGCACCATG ATTACCTCCTGAACCATTTCTGTGATGAGGGGGAAACGACTGGACAGAGTGACAGGGGCAAGGGGGCTGAGGGAGTGGGCACCTACTGTGGTCTCCAAAAGTCCTTCCTGTACCCTTCCCAAGGGTCTAAGACCCGCCCTCAAAGCCCCTCTGCCTCAGCATCCTTCGCCAGTGGCTCAGACAGCCTACTCCAGGTGGCCATGCCCCAGAAGCTCCTGGTGACTGAAGAG GAAGCCAACCGCCTGGCTGAGGAGCTGGTGGCTGAGGAGGAGCGCatgaaacagaaagcagagaagaaacgACTCAAGAAGAAG CGTCAAAAGGATCGAAAGCGACAGGAGCGCTTGGAGCAGGACGGTGTGGAGCCCAAG GCCAAGGGTACCGCAGATGGGGATGGGAGCCCCCCATCCAGCCCTGGGAACCCAGCTCCGGGACAGTGTGGTGAGGAAGAG GACTCACTGGATCTATCTAGCACTTTTGTGTCTCTGGCTTTGCGCAAAGTTGGGGATTGGCCCCCCAGTGCCCACAGAGAGAAGGGACTGAGCCAGGAGCCCCAAGGCAAGAGCCTGGGCCCCCAGGAGAAGAtgggccaggaggaagggagctcTCCAAGAGAAGACAGCCCCAGGCAGAGTCCTAAGGCAGAG GCATCTCCAGGACTGCTGGCAGCTGCCTTACAACAGAGCCAGAAGCTGGCAG agtTGGGTACCAGCTTTGCCCAGAATGGTTTCTACCAGAGGGCTGTGGTCCTCTTCACCCAGGCCCTGAAACTCAACCCCCGGGACCACCG GTTATTTGGAAATCGCTCTTTCTGCCATGAGCGGCTGGGTCAGCCAGCGAGGGCCCTGGCCGATGCTCAGGTGGCCCTTACCCTGCGGCCCGGCTGGCCCCGGGGCCTCTTCCGCCTAGGCAAGGCCTTAATGGGACTGCAG CGTTTTGAGGAGGCAGCTGCTGTGTTCCAGGAGACTCTGAGAGGCGGATCCCAGCCTGACGCAGCCCGAGAGCTCCGCTCTTGCCTTCTGCAACTCTCTCTG GATCAGCGAAGAGGAATCCCTGCGCCACCTCTGTCTACTGGGTTCCCCCAGCCATTTCTCCATGCTGAGCTGGGGGCTTCAGGCCTCCTCTCCCTCAGTCGCCCTCGAAGCACTGCTCCAAGGCCCCCTGGGCTTTTGTCTCCACCTTCGCATTATCCCCCATGGCACCCGAGCCACTCCAACTGGCCCCTTCCCCAGACTCAGAGTGGAAGACCCCATCCTCTCCAGCTCCAGGACCCCTCAAAGGACTCGGGCATCCTGGGACTTGGACCTCAGCATCTACCTCAGGCCAGATGA
- the TTC31 gene encoding tetratricopeptide repeat protein 31 isoform X1, whose protein sequence is MAPIPKTVGRIKLDCPLLSGCPLGVAAVPKLCKEFGPEDYGKEDIEDFLRRLVESDPQGLHRIHVDGSSGRLQLWHHDYLLNHFCDEGETTGQSDRGKGAEGVGTYCGLQKSFLYPSQGSKTRPQSPSASASFASGSDSLLQVAMPQKLLVTEEEANRLAEELVAEEERMKQKAEKKRLKKKRQKDRKRQERLEQDGVEPKAKGTADGDGSPPSSPGNPAPGQCGEEEDSLDLSSTFVSLALRKVGDWPPSAHREKGLSQEPQGKSLGPQEKMGQEEGSSPREDSPRQSPKAEASPGLLAAALQQSQKLAELGTSFAQNGFYQRAVVLFTQALKLNPRDHRLFGNRSFCHERLGQPARALADAQVALTLRPGWPRGLFRLGKALMGLQRFEEAAAVFQETLRGGSQPDAARELRSCLLQLSLQDQRRGIPAPPLSTGFPQPFLHAELGASGLLSLSRPRSTAPRPPGLLSPPSHYPPWHPSHSNWPLPQTQSGRPHPLQLQDPSKDSGILGLGPQHLPQAR, encoded by the exons ATGGCGCCGATTCCGAAGACTGTGGGGCGGATCAAGCTAG ATTGCCCTCTGCTGTCTGGCTGCCCGCTGGGGGTCGCTGCTGTCCCCAAACTCTGCAAGGAATTCGGTCCTGAGGACTACGGCAAAGAG gacATAGAGGATTTTCTTCGACGGCTTGTGGAGAGTGACCCCCAGGGCCTGCACCGGATCCATGTGGATGGGAGCAGCGGGCGGCTGCAGCTGTGGCACCATG ATTACCTCCTGAACCATTTCTGTGATGAGGGGGAAACGACTGGACAGAGTGACAGGGGCAAGGGGGCTGAGGGAGTGGGCACCTACTGTGGTCTCCAAAAGTCCTTCCTGTACCCTTCCCAAGGGTCTAAGACCCGCCCTCAAAGCCCCTCTGCCTCAGCATCCTTCGCCAGTGGCTCAGACAGCCTACTCCAGGTGGCCATGCCCCAGAAGCTCCTGGTGACTGAAGAG GAAGCCAACCGCCTGGCTGAGGAGCTGGTGGCTGAGGAGGAGCGCatgaaacagaaagcagagaagaaacgACTCAAGAAGAAG CGTCAAAAGGATCGAAAGCGACAGGAGCGCTTGGAGCAGGACGGTGTGGAGCCCAAG GCCAAGGGTACCGCAGATGGGGATGGGAGCCCCCCATCCAGCCCTGGGAACCCAGCTCCGGGACAGTGTGGTGAGGAAGAG GACTCACTGGATCTATCTAGCACTTTTGTGTCTCTGGCTTTGCGCAAAGTTGGGGATTGGCCCCCCAGTGCCCACAGAGAGAAGGGACTGAGCCAGGAGCCCCAAGGCAAGAGCCTGGGCCCCCAGGAGAAGAtgggccaggaggaagggagctcTCCAAGAGAAGACAGCCCCAGGCAGAGTCCTAAGGCAGAG GCATCTCCAGGACTGCTGGCAGCTGCCTTACAACAGAGCCAGAAGCTGGCAG agtTGGGTACCAGCTTTGCCCAGAATGGTTTCTACCAGAGGGCTGTGGTCCTCTTCACCCAGGCCCTGAAACTCAACCCCCGGGACCACCG GTTATTTGGAAATCGCTCTTTCTGCCATGAGCGGCTGGGTCAGCCAGCGAGGGCCCTGGCCGATGCTCAGGTGGCCCTTACCCTGCGGCCCGGCTGGCCCCGGGGCCTCTTCCGCCTAGGCAAGGCCTTAATGGGACTGCAG CGTTTTGAGGAGGCAGCTGCTGTGTTCCAGGAGACTCTGAGAGGCGGATCCCAGCCTGACGCAGCCCGAGAGCTCCGCTCTTGCCTTCTGCAACTCTCTCTG CAGGATCAGCGAAGAGGAATCCCTGCGCCACCTCTGTCTACTGGGTTCCCCCAGCCATTTCTCCATGCTGAGCTGGGGGCTTCAGGCCTCCTCTCCCTCAGTCGCCCTCGAAGCACTGCTCCAAGGCCCCCTGGGCTTTTGTCTCCACCTTCGCATTATCCCCCATGGCACCCGAGCCACTCCAACTGGCCCCTTCCCCAGACTCAGAGTGGAAGACCCCATCCTCTCCAGCTCCAGGACCCCTCAAAGGACTCGGGCATCCTGGGACTTGGACCTCAGCATCTACCTCAGGCCAGATGA
- the TTC31 gene encoding tetratricopeptide repeat protein 31 isoform X5, translated as MAPIPKTVGRIKLDCPLLSGCPLGVAAVPKLCKEFGPEDYGKEDIEDFLRRLVESDPQGLHRIHVDGSSGRLQLWHHDYLLNHFCDEGETTGQSDRGKGAEGVGTYCGLQKSFLYPSQGSKTRPQSPSASASFASGSDSLLQVAMPQKLLVTEEEANRLAEELVAEEERMKQKAEKKRLKKKRQKDRKRQERLEQDGVEPKAKGTADGDGSPPSSPGNPAPGQCGEEEDSLDLSSTFVSLALRKVGDWPPSAHREKGLSQEPQGKSLGPQEKMGQEEGSSPREDSPRQSPKAEASPGLLAAALQQSQKLAELGTSFAQNGFYQRAVVLFTQALKLNPRDHRLFGNRSFCHERLGQPARALADAQVALTLRPGWPRGLFRLGKALMGLQRFEEAAAVFQETLRAGSAKRNPCATSVYWVPPAISPC; from the exons ATGGCGCCGATTCCGAAGACTGTGGGGCGGATCAAGCTAG ATTGCCCTCTGCTGTCTGGCTGCCCGCTGGGGGTCGCTGCTGTCCCCAAACTCTGCAAGGAATTCGGTCCTGAGGACTACGGCAAAGAG gacATAGAGGATTTTCTTCGACGGCTTGTGGAGAGTGACCCCCAGGGCCTGCACCGGATCCATGTGGATGGGAGCAGCGGGCGGCTGCAGCTGTGGCACCATG ATTACCTCCTGAACCATTTCTGTGATGAGGGGGAAACGACTGGACAGAGTGACAGGGGCAAGGGGGCTGAGGGAGTGGGCACCTACTGTGGTCTCCAAAAGTCCTTCCTGTACCCTTCCCAAGGGTCTAAGACCCGCCCTCAAAGCCCCTCTGCCTCAGCATCCTTCGCCAGTGGCTCAGACAGCCTACTCCAGGTGGCCATGCCCCAGAAGCTCCTGGTGACTGAAGAG GAAGCCAACCGCCTGGCTGAGGAGCTGGTGGCTGAGGAGGAGCGCatgaaacagaaagcagagaagaaacgACTCAAGAAGAAG CGTCAAAAGGATCGAAAGCGACAGGAGCGCTTGGAGCAGGACGGTGTGGAGCCCAAG GCCAAGGGTACCGCAGATGGGGATGGGAGCCCCCCATCCAGCCCTGGGAACCCAGCTCCGGGACAGTGTGGTGAGGAAGAG GACTCACTGGATCTATCTAGCACTTTTGTGTCTCTGGCTTTGCGCAAAGTTGGGGATTGGCCCCCCAGTGCCCACAGAGAGAAGGGACTGAGCCAGGAGCCCCAAGGCAAGAGCCTGGGCCCCCAGGAGAAGAtgggccaggaggaagggagctcTCCAAGAGAAGACAGCCCCAGGCAGAGTCCTAAGGCAGAG GCATCTCCAGGACTGCTGGCAGCTGCCTTACAACAGAGCCAGAAGCTGGCAG agtTGGGTACCAGCTTTGCCCAGAATGGTTTCTACCAGAGGGCTGTGGTCCTCTTCACCCAGGCCCTGAAACTCAACCCCCGGGACCACCG GTTATTTGGAAATCGCTCTTTCTGCCATGAGCGGCTGGGTCAGCCAGCGAGGGCCCTGGCCGATGCTCAGGTGGCCCTTACCCTGCGGCCCGGCTGGCCCCGGGGCCTCTTCCGCCTAGGCAAGGCCTTAATGGGACTGCAG CGTTTTGAGGAGGCAGCTGCTGTGTTCCAGGAGACTCTGAGAG CAGGATCAGCGAAGAGGAATCCCTGCGCCACCTCTGTCTACTGGGTTCCCCCAGCCATTTCTCCATGCTGA